One window of Nicotiana tomentosiformis chromosome 11, ASM39032v3, whole genome shotgun sequence genomic DNA carries:
- the LOC104093368 gene encoding uncharacterized protein has product MPYLKTIQVNANDKSNHKHQVRAFECIILIAFFVGKEKFRDDLELVMEVLKSFQKSQVRESDTIVYILQACNRICQCIGKDFLPHMSTVMTSLVECAQFEPHKTVSTDKLYDSIHKVKFGNEMICIKVCDLVEVKSIACGLLGRYAHNLKEEFYP; this is encoded by the exons ATGCCATATTTGAAAACTATCCAGGTAAATGCAAATGATAAATCTAATCACAAGCATCAAGTCAGAGCCTTCGAGTGCATAATCCTGATTGCATTTTTTGTAGGCAAAGAGAAATTCAGAGATGACTTAGAGTTG GTTATGGAAGTGCTCAAGTCATTTCAAAAATCACAAGTGAGAGAGTCTGATACTATTGTTTACATTCTACAG GCATGTAACAGAATTTGTCAGTGCATAGGAAAGGATTTTCTTCCTCACATGAGTACAGTCATGACCTCTTTAGTTGAATGTGCTCAATTTGAGCCCCATAAGACTGTATCGACTGATAAATTGTATGATAG TATACACAAAGTCAAGTTTGGGAATGAAATGATATGCATCAAAGTTTGTGACCTCGTAGAAGTGAAATCTATAGCTTGTGGTCTCCTTGGTAGATATGCTCATAATTTGAAGGAAGAATTCTACCCATGA